In the Variovorax sp. S12S4 genome, one interval contains:
- a CDS encoding MFS transporter produces MTGRCDKAVGRPPPARATAREWTGLAVIALPCMLYSMDLTVLNLAIPSISEDLKPTASQLLWIVDIYGFFVAGLLVTMGTLGDRIGRRRLLLIGAAAFGIASVLAAFSTSANMLIATRALLGVAGATLAPSTLSLIRNMFLDPGQRTVAIGVWISSYSAGAVIGPVLGGVLLQFFPWGSVFLIGVPVMVLLLVLGPMLLPEYRDPEAGRLDLASVALSLGAVLAAIYGIKQVAEHGPDAVSALAIVAGVALGWAFARRQRRLADPMIDLRLFRLPAFSISLAAYMLACFVMFGMFLYNAQYLQLVLGLSPLHAGLWSVPSAAAFIAGSMVVSALVRRMRPAFVMGGGLGVAALGFAMLMVLPAQGGLAWMVASMVISSLGLAPVFTLATDLVVGSAPPERAGVASAISETSSEFGGALGIAILGSIGAAIYRSTMADAVPTGLAGAVEVEAARSTLGGAVALAAQAGGAAGAELLDTGRAALLHGLRLTAGICAAVLLLVGALVAVRLRSAGEAAQPKAPPDALPER; encoded by the coding sequence ATGACTGGCCGGTGCGACAAGGCTGTGGGCAGACCGCCGCCGGCCCGCGCAACGGCGCGCGAGTGGACGGGCCTGGCCGTCATTGCGCTGCCGTGCATGCTGTATTCGATGGATCTCACGGTGCTGAACCTGGCGATTCCGTCGATCAGCGAAGACCTGAAGCCCACCGCATCGCAATTGCTGTGGATCGTCGATATCTACGGCTTCTTCGTCGCCGGGCTGCTGGTGACCATGGGCACACTGGGCGACCGCATCGGCCGGCGTCGGCTGCTTTTGATCGGCGCGGCGGCGTTCGGCATCGCATCGGTGCTGGCTGCGTTCTCCACCAGCGCCAACATGCTCATCGCCACGCGGGCGCTGCTTGGCGTGGCGGGCGCGACGCTGGCACCCTCTACGCTCTCGCTGATTCGCAACATGTTTCTCGATCCGGGGCAGCGCACGGTGGCCATCGGCGTCTGGATTTCCAGCTACTCGGCCGGCGCGGTCATCGGCCCGGTGCTGGGCGGCGTGCTGCTGCAGTTCTTTCCGTGGGGCTCGGTGTTCCTGATCGGCGTGCCGGTGATGGTGTTGCTGCTGGTGCTCGGCCCCATGCTGCTGCCCGAATACCGCGACCCGGAAGCGGGACGGCTCGACCTGGCCAGCGTGGCGCTTTCGCTCGGCGCGGTGCTGGCGGCCATCTACGGCATCAAGCAGGTAGCGGAGCATGGGCCCGATGCCGTGTCGGCACTGGCCATCGTGGCCGGCGTGGCGCTCGGGTGGGCGTTTGCGCGCAGGCAGCGGCGGCTGGCCGACCCGATGATCGACCTGCGCCTGTTCCGCTTGCCGGCGTTCAGCATCTCGCTGGCGGCCTACATGCTGGCCTGCTTCGTGATGTTCGGCATGTTTCTCTACAACGCGCAATACCTGCAACTGGTGCTCGGGCTCTCGCCGCTGCATGCGGGCCTTTGGAGCGTGCCGAGCGCGGCCGCCTTCATTGCCGGCTCCATGGTGGTGTCCGCGCTGGTGCGCCGCATGCGGCCTGCGTTTGTGATGGGCGGCGGCTTGGGCGTTGCGGCCCTGGGGTTCGCGATGCTCATGGTGCTCCCCGCGCAAGGCGGCCTGGCGTGGATGGTGGCCAGCATGGTCATTTCCTCTCTCGGCCTGGCACCTGTGTTCACGCTGGCCACCGACCTGGTGGTGGGCAGTGCGCCGCCCGAGCGCGCCGGGGTCGCCTCGGCCATCTCGGAGACCAGTTCGGAGTTTGGCGGTGCGCTCGGCATCGCGATTCTGGGCAGCATCGGCGCCGCCATCTACCGCAGCACGATGGCGGATGCCGTTCCGACTGGTTTGGCGGGTGCTGTTGAAGTGGAGGCGGCGCGCAGCACGCTCGGCGGGGCGGTGGCCTTGGCCGCGCAAGCCGGAGGCGCCGCCGGCGCCGAGCTGCTCGACACAGGCCGGGCCGCCTTGCTGCACGGCCTGCGGCTCACGGCCGGTATTTGCGCGGCGGTGCTGCTGCTGGTGGGCGCGCTGGTGGCTGTGCGGCTGCGCAGCGCCGGAGAGGCCGCGCAGCCCAAGGCGCCGCCAGATGCATTGCCTGAGCGCTGA
- a CDS encoding SRPBCC family protein, whose translation MAKPAAPATERPSLTLRRHYPVAAEKVWRAWTDPQALKAWFGPEEIVSVPLAEVDLRVGGRFRVTMLAADGETHDVSGVYQELVPNRKLVFSWAWRSTPERESRVTVRIEPDGNGCELVLMHEQFFDEVARDGHEHGWTGAMVKLEQWLVKAVE comes from the coding sequence ATGGCAAAACCTGCCGCCCCCGCCACGGAGCGACCCTCGCTCACCCTCCGCAGGCACTACCCCGTCGCCGCCGAAAAAGTCTGGCGCGCATGGACCGACCCGCAAGCGCTGAAAGCCTGGTTCGGCCCGGAAGAAATCGTTTCCGTTCCGCTGGCCGAAGTCGACCTGCGCGTAGGCGGCCGCTTCCGCGTGACCATGCTCGCCGCCGATGGAGAAACGCACGACGTGAGCGGTGTCTACCAGGAGCTGGTGCCCAACCGGAAGCTGGTTTTCAGCTGGGCCTGGCGCAGCACGCCGGAGCGCGAGTCGCGCGTCACGGTACGGATCGAGCCCGACGGCAACGGCTGCGAGCTGGTGCTGATGCATGAACAGTTCTTCGACGAGGTGGCGCGCGACGGACACGAGCACGGCTGGACCGGTGCCATGGTCAAGCTCGAGCAATGGCTGGTGAAAGCGGTCGAATGA
- the aroC gene encoding chorismate synthase: MSGNTFGTLFAVTNFGESHGPAIGCVIDGCPPGMELSEADIQGDLDRRRPGTSRHVTQRNEPDAVQILSGVYEGKTTGTPIALLIQNTDQRSKDYGQIAQQFRPGHADFTYWKKYGIRDPRGGGRSSARLTAPMVAAGAVAKKWLAEKYGMVFRGCMTQIGEIAIPFESWDHVPNNPFFAPIADVSELESYMDRLRKAGDSCGARIRVTATNVPVGLGEPLFDKLDAEIAYAMMGINAVKAVEIGAGFDSITQRGTTHGDSLTPTGFVTNNAGGILGGISSGQDLEVSIAIKPTSSIISPRQSIDIHNNPVEVITKGRHDPCVGIRATPIAEAMLALVVMEHVLRNRAQCGDVQQQQKAEADKTEAASPQASFL, from the coding sequence ATGAGCGGCAACACATTCGGAACTCTCTTCGCGGTCACCAATTTCGGCGAGTCGCACGGCCCGGCCATCGGCTGCGTGATCGACGGCTGCCCGCCAGGCATGGAACTGAGCGAAGCCGACATCCAGGGCGACCTCGACCGCCGGCGCCCCGGCACCAGCCGCCACGTTACCCAGCGCAACGAGCCCGACGCGGTGCAGATTCTTTCCGGCGTGTATGAAGGCAAGACCACCGGCACCCCCATTGCGCTGCTGATCCAGAACACCGACCAGCGCAGCAAGGACTACGGCCAGATCGCCCAGCAGTTCCGCCCCGGCCACGCCGACTTCACCTACTGGAAGAAATACGGCATCCGCGATCCGCGCGGCGGCGGACGTTCTTCGGCGCGGCTCACGGCGCCCATGGTGGCGGCCGGCGCAGTCGCCAAGAAGTGGCTGGCCGAAAAATACGGCATGGTGTTTCGCGGCTGCATGACGCAGATCGGCGAAATTGCCATTCCGTTCGAGAGCTGGGACCACGTGCCCAACAACCCCTTCTTCGCGCCCATTGCCGACGTGAGCGAGCTCGAGTCGTATATGGATCGCCTGCGCAAGGCCGGCGATTCGTGCGGCGCGCGCATCCGCGTGACAGCGACCAACGTGCCCGTCGGCCTTGGCGAGCCGCTGTTCGACAAGCTCGACGCCGAGATTGCCTACGCGATGATGGGCATCAACGCAGTGAAGGCCGTCGAGATTGGCGCTGGGTTCGACAGCATCACGCAGCGCGGCACCACGCATGGCGATTCGCTCACGCCCACGGGCTTCGTCACCAACAACGCGGGCGGCATCCTTGGCGGCATCAGTTCGGGGCAAGACCTGGAAGTGAGCATCGCGATCAAGCCCACCAGCTCGATCATCAGCCCGCGCCAGTCCATCGACATCCACAACAACCCGGTAGAGGTGATCACCAAGGGTCGCCACGACCCGTGCGTCGGCATTCGCGCCACGCCCATCGCCGAAGCCATGCTTGCGCTGGTGGTCATGGAGCACGTGCTGCGCAACCGTGCGCAGTGCGGCGACGTGCAACAGCAGCAAAAGGCCGAAGCCGACAAGACCGAAGCTGCCTCGCCGCAGGCGTCTTTCCTCTAG